A genomic region of Chitinimonas arctica contains the following coding sequences:
- a CDS encoding RluA family pseudouridine synthase encodes MHTPSKVSYLTVGAEEAGQRLDNYLLKCLKGAPKSLVYRIVRSGEVRVNSGRTDVTYRIVEGDHIRIPPIRLAEPGAPPSPAALARGAVLPILFEDDALLVIDKPAGMAVHGGSGISFGVIEQLRAQRPQAKFLELVHRLDRETSGILLVAKKRSALVAMHEMLRDDRSMDKRYLTLVKGVFPDARRHVRFKLQKYVTADGERRVSVTPEGQESHTILNRRSTFSEATLLECELKTGRTHQIRVHCAQSGFPILGDDKYGDFTLNKALPRQGLKRMFLHAWRLTLQHPLDRTPLKLESPLPTELQSYLDSLEKLDG; translated from the coding sequence ATGCACACCCCGAGCAAAGTTTCCTACCTGACCGTTGGCGCCGAAGAGGCTGGCCAGCGGCTGGACAATTATCTGTTGAAATGCCTGAAGGGCGCACCCAAGTCCCTGGTCTACCGTATCGTCCGTTCCGGCGAGGTACGGGTGAATTCCGGGCGGACGGATGTGACCTATCGCATCGTCGAGGGCGACCATATCCGCATACCGCCCATCCGCCTGGCCGAGCCGGGTGCGCCACCCAGTCCGGCCGCCTTGGCGCGGGGGGCGGTGCTACCCATCCTGTTCGAGGACGATGCCCTGCTGGTGATCGATAAGCCGGCCGGCATGGCGGTCCATGGCGGCAGCGGCATCAGCTTCGGCGTGATCGAGCAATTGCGCGCGCAGCGGCCGCAAGCCAAGTTCCTGGAGCTGGTGCACCGCCTGGACCGTGAAACCTCGGGCATCCTGCTGGTGGCCAAGAAGCGCAGTGCCCTGGTTGCCATGCACGAGATGCTGCGCGACGACCGCAGCATGGATAAGCGTTACCTGACCCTGGTGAAGGGCGTGTTTCCCGATGCACGCCGGCATGTGCGCTTCAAGCTGCAGAAATATGTGACGGCCGACGGCGAGCGGCGGGTCAGCGTGACGCCGGAAGGGCAGGAGTCCCATACCATCCTGAACCGGCGGTCGACCTTCAGCGAGGCGACCTTGCTGGAATGCGAGCTGAAGACCGGCCGCACCCACCAGATTCGCGTGCATTGCGCCCAATCCGGCTTTCCCATCCTGGGGGACGACAAGTACGGTGATTTCACGCTCAACAAGGCTTTGCCACGGCAGGGCCTCAAGCGCATGTTCCTCCATGCCTGGCGGCTGACGCTGCAACACCCGCTCGACCGCACGCCGCTCAAGCTGGAGTCGCCCTTGCCGACCGAACTGCAATCCTATCTGGACTCTTTGGAAAAACTCGATGGCTGA
- a CDS encoding Rieske (2Fe-2S) protein, with product MPDTGGAIRKWRICGGAELPDGGLGKRFKAEWHGVPAAGFVVRWGGRVHGYLNQCAHIPIELDFNEGDFFDLSRSYLICATHGAYYRPDTGLCLGGPCKGARLTKLAVVEEDGEVFFLPDAPVR from the coding sequence ATGCCTGATACCGGCGGCGCCATCCGGAAATGGCGGATCTGCGGCGGCGCGGAATTGCCGGACGGTGGTTTGGGCAAGCGCTTCAAGGCGGAGTGGCATGGTGTGCCGGCGGCCGGATTCGTGGTTCGCTGGGGTGGGCGGGTGCATGGCTATCTGAACCAATGTGCCCATATCCCCATCGAACTGGACTTCAATGAGGGCGACTTTTTCGATCTGAGCCGCTCGTATTTGATCTGCGCAACCCACGGCGCCTACTATAGGCCGGATACCGGCCTATGCCTGGGCGGGCCATGTAAAGGTGCGCGATTGACCAAGCTGGCCGTGGTGGAAGAGGACGGCGAGGTTTTTTTCCTGCCCGATGCGCCCGTCCGATAA
- a CDS encoding HAD-IA family hydrolase, translating into MAERFDLLIFDWDGTLADSTALITHSIQLAFADLDLPVPTREQASFVIGYGLGEAFAHLAPHAGRVQLDGLVDGYKRHYLARDGEIALFEGVADAVRHYKEAGYALAVATGKSRRGLDRVLEQTGLGRYFDTTRCADECHSKPHPQMIAEITELLGVPASRSVMIGDTTHDLQMAINAGTAALGVSYGAHPKDELASLQPLGLFDSFGELDGWLRNHA; encoded by the coding sequence ATGGCTGAGCGCTTTGACCTGCTGATTTTCGATTGGGACGGCACCCTGGCTGATTCCACCGCCTTGATCACCCATTCCATCCAGCTGGCATTTGCCGATCTGGACCTGCCCGTTCCTACCCGTGAACAGGCCAGCTTCGTGATCGGCTATGGCCTGGGCGAGGCCTTTGCGCACCTGGCGCCGCATGCAGGCCGGGTGCAATTGGACGGTTTGGTGGATGGCTATAAACGGCATTACCTGGCGCGGGATGGCGAAATTGCCTTGTTCGAGGGCGTGGCCGACGCGGTGCGGCACTATAAGGAGGCCGGTTATGCGCTGGCGGTGGCAACCGGCAAGTCGCGCCGGGGGCTGGATAGGGTGCTGGAGCAGACCGGCCTGGGCCGCTATTTCGATACCACCCGCTGCGCCGACGAATGCCATTCCAAGCCGCATCCCCAGATGATCGCGGAAATCACCGAGTTGCTCGGTGTGCCGGCCAGCCGCAGCGTGATGATAGGCGATACCACCCACGACCTGCAGATGGCGATCAATGCCGGTACGGCGGCCTTGGGGGTGTCCTATGGCGCCCATCCCAAGGATGAGCTGGCTTCTCTGCAGCCGCTGGGCCTGTTCGACAGCTTCGGCGAGCTGGACGGCTGGTTGCGCAACCATGCCTGA